In Nitrosophilus alvini, the following are encoded in one genomic region:
- a CDS encoding ribbon-helix-helix protein, CopG family — protein sequence MKTITLKTDDNFFEKISKLAKNLHISKSELIREAVREYEKNLYKKNLKKKVQEASFKVRSSLSEEINEFEETNLDGLRDD from the coding sequence ATGAAAACGATAACATTAAAAACAGATGATAATTTTTTTGAAAAGATATCAAAGTTAGCCAAAAATCTTCATATTTCCAAAAGCGAGCTCATAAGAGAAGCTGTAAGAGAGTATGAAAAAAATCTGTATAAAAAAAATTTGAAGAAAAAAGTTCAAGAAGCTTCGTTTAAAGTCAGAAGCAGTCTGTCTGAGGAGATAAATGAGTTCGAGGAAACAAATCTTGACGGATTGAGAGATGATTAA